Below is a window of Tolypothrix bouteillei VB521301 DNA.
CTTCACCGTCATGGCAAATTAAGCTGTTGTACGACGGTGAATGTCCGCTATGTCTGCGAGAGGTCAACTTTTTGAAAAGACGGGATGCAGGTCGAGGTTTGGTAGCGTTTGTGGATATTGCAGATGATAACTATACCCCTGAAGCTCATGGTGGTATTGACTTTGAAACTGCGATGGGACGAATCCATGCCGTGCTTTCTGACGGTACAGTTATTAAAAATGTGGAAGTTTTTCGTCGAGTTTATGAGACTCTAGGAATGGGTTGGGTTTATGCAGCCACCAAATTGCCCGTTATCGGACCGATTGTTGACGCAATTTATGGGGTATGGGCTAATTTGCGACTTGCTCTTACCGGACGACCAAATATGGCGACGATTGTTGCTGAACGACAAAAGCGTATTGAAGGTAAAAGTCAGGGACGTTGCAGGCTAAGTTCCAATAGCGAATGTTAAAGTCTCCTATTACTTTATTAAGTATTTTTACAGTTGAAGAAGAACGGAAGGTCAAAAAAGTAGGTGACATCCCCACTTTTTTGACTATTTTTTATCATGATAATTTTTGCTAAAGCACTTTTCCTACTTTTTGTACTTTTAAATCATTAAAAATATTTTCAAAAAAATTTCTTAATTTTTATATCAATACGAAAATATCCGGAGGGAAACCCGATGACAGTTGTGAACTCACCGTTTTTCCTCGTGGCACTCTCCGCTTGGAAACACATCTTTTTTTCTAGTGGGCGCTACTCCCACAATACGCATTTTTATTTCAGAGGGTAGGAGGCAGAAAGCATAGCAGCATAGGTGCTTCCAGCAAGGTTGCCTTTCTTTGTAATTTTTAGAAGGGAAAGGGAGTAGCTAAGATTCGTTGTTCTCAATATCTAAAATTCGCTTTCCGATCCATTCACTAATGCTTGGGACGATGGCGTTACCAAGGAGTCTCCCTCGACGACCGTCCAACCTGGGGGAAACCCCATAAGCCTCTCCCACTCTGTCCAAGTCAAGTTTCTCGCCACACAGTATTGGTCGATCTGAATGACCTCCTTGATGTCCTCCAGTTTGGGCACGTAGCGTGGGGCAGATGCTTTGTGCCAAGGTATACCCGAAGCCTCCGCGACGTTGTACCACAAGCGGAGGGTTTCCGAGAGCGCTTTGACGAAAATTGGATCTAGCTTTCTTCCGGCTCGATTCTCTCGTCGAAGTATCCCAAGACAATTCGCTGCTGTTAGTAAAGAAGTGATAGGCACGTTCCGATCTAAAACTTGCGATAAAGAATACTCTGTCTCGGTTGTGGGGTAAGCCCGCATGCACAACGTTGCACGATACCCATCCCCCCAAATACCCATTCTCTTCCAACGTGTTGATAACTGTCTCAAGAGCGTTTCCTTGCTCTGCTGAGAGTAACCCAGGCACATTTTCCATGACCAGCCAAGTTGGTTGAACTTCTCTAACCAATGCCATAAACGTGAAGAAAAGACCACTTCGCTCGCCTGAGAGCCCTCTTCGGTCTGTGTTGGCAGTGCTGATGTCTTGGCATGGCCATCCCGCGCACCAAAGTTCAGAGGTAGGGATAGTTGTTGAATTGAGGGTCGTGATGTCGTCATGAAAAGGTACGTGTGGCCAGTGGCGCTTGAGTATTTGTTGACAGAAAGGATCTATTTCACACTGAAAAACAACACGCATTCCCGCTCTTTCAAATCCGAGATCGAAACCACCAATACCAGCAAAGAACGAGGAAACACGCATAGTTACAATGAATTTAGGCTTAACCGACAAGTATGGGAACCCATACCATCTGGAACCTTTCCAAAAAGCCAGCGAAATCGGCTCCATCTGAAAATCATCCCATACCACTTACCCCAAAGTACTGAGTGTATAATAGCAAACGAATAATCTCACAGAGCCAAATGAATATAGATTCAGTTACGGGGTACCGAGTTGTTCATCATTTAACTGAACATCAGATTTCACAACTGCTGGATTTGTACAAACAAGAATTTTGGAGTCAGAAACGCAAGCGAGATGATGTTGTTAAAATGCTTGCAGCAACAGATATTGCGATCGCTTTAGTTGATGATAGCGACCAATTAATTGGATTTACACGAGTTTTAACAGACTTCGTATACAGGGCAACTATTTATGATGTTATTGTTAAATCCACTCACCGAAATAAGGGGCTTGGTTCTCAATTGCTTGATAGTGTTGTTAACCATCCTAAGTTAGCCTCAGTCGAGCAAATTGCTCTTTACTGTCTGCCAGAGATGATTCCTTTCTATGAAAAGTGGAACTTTACGGCTAATACAAGTGGTATTCAATTGATGTATCGAGACCACAAACCGCAAGAGTAAAGCTTTCATCACTCACTATGTACGCGTGTAGCGAGCGGTATTACCTACCCAAGTCAGTACCAATGACTCACACTGAAACAAACAGAGTTAGCAGTTATGCTAACCTTAATTAACCTTTATGTTTTATGGACATTCTGCTCTCCGGCATCTCAAAGAAGTCGGGGAGCGATCCGCCCCCACCCTTAATGCAACAGACCAGTCAGCACATCACACAACCCCTTTCTTGGGGTTTTGGCATTTATGTAAATATCACTTATGTCTTCACTTCCTAAAATCGAAAGCATATACACAGATGGAGCTTGTACGGGAAATCCCGGCCCAGGAGGTTGGGGCGTAGTCGTTTATTTCAGTGATGGTTCCACTCACGAAATGGGTGACGCATACCCTCAAACCACAAACAACAGGATGGAAATGCAAGCAGCAATTGCCGCCCTTGAATTTCTGAAAGAATCAGGACAAATCCAGCCAATAACCCTTTATAGCGATAGCGAATATCTCATTAATAGCATTACCAAATGGGTAAAAGGCTGGAAAAACAAAGGCTGGAAGAAATCAGACGGCAAACCCGTTCTCAACCAAGACCTCTTAGAAACTCTAGATCGACTCAATAACTCTAAAGTAAAGTGGGAGTACGTCCGGGGTCATGCTGGTAATATTGGTAACGAACGCTGTGATGCGATCGCTCGTGCCTATGCAAACGGCAGAAGTCTGGCTTTAAAACAAAAAATCTTCAAACACGAACCAAAAGAGCAAAAAAATGAGGGGAATGCAACCAGAGCATCTGATTTTGAGTCAAACTCTACAATAATTAACGAAAAGAAACAAGAAATCAGTACTCTTGAAAACAATATAACCAATCCTATGGAACCACAAACCTCCCATGCTAGCTCTGTCTCTGAAGAAGTTCCACGAGAAATGAGGGTTACACAACTCCGTAACTTAGTAGAAACCCTCCGCATTGCAGACGAAATAGCAGACAAAGGCTATTTAATCACGAGTTCCGAACTTGCAGACCTAATGGATGTCCATGCAAGTGCAGTTACCAGTCGTGGCGACGAATGGCGATGGCGAAATTGGATTGTCTCGCGGGTAAGGCGTGAAGGCAATCAGATACTTTGGGAACTAGAACGCGGTGATAAAGTAGCGAGTGAGGAGGAAGGTGATTAGAGCGATCGGGACAAGGTAGAGGGGGGGAGACAAGGTAGCTTTTTCTACCATGTCCCCCTTTTCCCCCTGTCTCCCCAATCACTCATCCCCAGTCCCCATACCATACTTCCTTCCCCTCCATTCTCTAGGAGTACGAAATGCGGATAAAAAGATTCGCAGCACTGCTATGGGATCGGCAAAGGGAGAAAGCCAAAATAACCAACCGCCTTTTGCTTGTGCTCGA
It encodes the following:
- a CDS encoding thiol-disulfide oxidoreductase DCC family protein — protein: MPSFKIQSSESPDVTQVTSSPSWQIKLLYDGECPLCLREVNFLKRRDAGRGLVAFVDIADDNYTPEAHGGIDFETAMGRIHAVLSDGTVIKNVEVFRRVYETLGMGWVYAATKLPVIGPIVDAIYGVWANLRLALTGRPNMATIVAERQKRIEGKSQGRCRLSSNSEC
- a CDS encoding DNA cytosine methyltransferase translates to MRVSSFFAGIGGFDLGFERAGMRVVFQCEIDPFCQQILKRHWPHVPFHDDITTLNSTTIPTSELWCAGWPCQDISTANTDRRGLSGERSGLFFTFMALVREVQPTWLVMENVPGLLSAEQGNALETVINTLEENGYLGGWVSCNVVHAGLPHNRDRVFFIASFRSERAYHFFTNSSELSWDTSTRESSRKKARSNFRQSALGNPPLVVQRRGGFGYTLAQSICPTLRAQTGGHQGGHSDRPILCGEKLDLDRVGEAYGVSPRLDGRRGRLLGNAIVPSISEWIGKRILDIENNES
- a CDS encoding GNAT family N-acetyltransferase translates to MNIDSVTGYRVVHHLTEHQISQLLDLYKQEFWSQKRKRDDVVKMLAATDIAIALVDDSDQLIGFTRVLTDFVYRATIYDVIVKSTHRNKGLGSQLLDSVVNHPKLASVEQIALYCLPEMIPFYEKWNFTANTSGIQLMYRDHKPQE
- the rnhA gene encoding ribonuclease HI — translated: MSSLPKIESIYTDGACTGNPGPGGWGVVVYFSDGSTHEMGDAYPQTTNNRMEMQAAIAALEFLKESGQIQPITLYSDSEYLINSITKWVKGWKNKGWKKSDGKPVLNQDLLETLDRLNNSKVKWEYVRGHAGNIGNERCDAIARAYANGRSLALKQKIFKHEPKEQKNEGNATRASDFESNSTIINEKKQEISTLENNITNPMEPQTSHASSVSEEVPREMRVTQLRNLVETLRIADEIADKGYLITSSELADLMDVHASAVTSRGDEWRWRNWIVSRVRREGNQILWELERGDKVASEEEGD